Proteins co-encoded in one Megalops cyprinoides isolate fMegCyp1 chromosome 1, fMegCyp1.pri, whole genome shotgun sequence genomic window:
- the col17a1a gene encoding collagen, type XVII, alpha 1a, which translates to MDNLTTDKTISTGGSSGVSGKVVTETVTTTRLTSLPPKGAGRTVGVVEKKIITQSRSSSSTSGGLSVEVSGGASEGGVGSGSAGSGAALLISSVGASGEASAGSSSTVISSVVSGSAVKGSTVSSSTESSSIVSGSAGGGSTESSYKVTSYTVSGSAGGGSSESSSKVSSSTVSGSAGGGSTESSYKVTSYTVSGSAGGGSSESSSKVSSSAVSGSAGGGSRLSSSKVSSSTVSSSARGGDMSAGGGKSGGSVTVTKGVSMISSAGSSGGGSGAAAGSGAGLGSVTITTVTKGGFSSSGSGGTKRAQVSSSSMSYSPLPLERKTIASLSGGYEGSSSENSSPEYTRKEYASASAATRGRSQSRESEIRARLQSASPSTRWTELDDVKRLLKGSRSSSVSPPRSPTNTLPIPKKATVETRVATEVCQSGQYDAAGLDSALPSYLWTSSTLPSGASPGFGYHTNPNNLSAFGVAPAVQGVPNNLTLGSTGGGSVSATVHGVQNNLATTSMSALTPNGINTAYGGQKNQSTSAVSAGVSTAKAPSGSQSDDVFLKDCKFLILEKENVPAKKESELLVMTKDSGKQFTTATTVGPGTFIDDSLKREKKMVSSSSEAATDSNVFFGSQKVSTKDKATYAEIQKEGESGGLGGFCGDGSCCSWWKWLLGLLLTLLFLLGLLFGLIALGEEVKKLKARVDALEGPSTSAQASRLESSVNIVDPLESSYVDRTGLTRSDNTINLGIPASADTAALQQTILKLLRSELQSETVRATLASSIKGERGEPGAKGEPGFPGIPGLKGEMGFPGVPGPPGVTGHAGPEGPKGQKGSAGEHGPEGPPGQRGREGPTGPRGEPGPQGIGEKGDRGSPGEPGIQGPPGLAGPMGPKGEMGAQGAAGLPGAPGQQGFRGETGPQGPKGETGAAGSAGSKGDPGEKGPRGPAGEPGQTGQPGPAGEKGPKGSVGPPGSDGDKGPRGDQGPIGLPGVRGPAGPPGDAGVPGSPGLQGPPGIPGNPGQPGAKGEAGEPGRVINAGGASSVPIPGPPGSPGPPGPAGPPGLSGPIGPAGLPGPPGPKGDKGDKGEQGEPGVTVKTVEKVSAPTSEVKPIPGTPGTPGNPGPPGPSGVPGPPGPPGPPGLPGTSGVPGPAGPPGPQGKTQEGPPGPPGPPGTPGSPGQPGQPGVGLPGPPGEKGEPGSFVPNSGTFFAGPPGPPGPVGPPGFPGPEGPQGSQGERGYDGEPGQPGLPGSPGPPGGPGEPGRGYPGEPGPEGPPGPQGPQGAPGPEGRPGEAGVPGAPGIPGSSVGGPSRSSQGPPGPPGPPGPPGRPGEGSGVPDVQQQIVNYLQSDGIRQYLAGPQGPPGPPGPPGPGGQSVDELASRVLDYIQNAGIASGAPGPPGPPGAPGSMSINDIISLLQREDVRQYLVGPPGPPGPPGVSHANFNPQEVAGRVMTLINERGIAGVPGPPGPPGPPGLPGSSRVDISALLENSEYQRYFGSLGSPGPPGPPGPPGLPGPQGPVGPPGPPSGDGFGYGLEDIRDYLQRTGFHGPPGPPGPPGPEGPPGVSRGLVSYAENVPEGRIRTELQEFLKSDSMRSFATGPPGPPGPPGQKGERGDPGYHRDPHGSRFSESDYSNMAVKVTDYIKSQGLLREALYDRYQRGNYQVVQGPPGPPGPPGPPGRIQATGAYGNVTADLLEYIRNHGAIVGRPGRPGQKGEMGYPGQKGEKGEMGQQGIMGEPGLPGLDGAKGQKGEKGDLVLSSRRRRRSIGV; encoded by the exons ATGGACAATTTAACAACAGATAAGACTATCAGTACTGGTGGGAGTTCGGGAGTATCAGGGAAAG TTGTAACAGAAACTGTAACCACCACCAGACTGACATCGCTGCCTCCAA AGGGTGCTGGCAGGACTGTGGGAGTCGTGGAGAAGAAAATCATCACacaaagcagaagcagcagcagta CATCTGGAGGGCTCTCTGTAGAAGTATCTGGAGGTGCTTCTgaaggtggggtggggagtgggtCTGCCGGATCTGGAGCTGCCTTGTTAATCAGTTCTGTGGGAGCCTCAGGAGAAGCCTCTGCAGGAAGCAGTTCTACAGTGATCAGCTCTGTAGTGAGTGGTTCTGCAGTGAAAGGTTCTACAGTGAGCAGTTCTACAGAAAGCAGTTCTATAGTGAGCGGATCTGCAGGAGGTGGTTCTACAGAGAGCAGCTATAAAGTGACCAGTTATACAGTGAGCGGATCTGCAGGAGGTGGTTCTTCAGAGAGCAGTTCTAAAGTGAGCAGTTCTACAGTGAGCGGATCTGCAGGAGGTGGTTCTACAGAGAGCAGCTATAAAGTGACCAGTTATACAGTGAGCGGATCTGCAGGAGGTGGTTCTTCAGAGAGCAGTTCTAAAGTGAGCAGTTCCGCAGTGAGCGGATCTGCAGGAGGTGGTTCTAGACTGAGCAGTTCTAAAGTTAGCAGTTCTACAGTGAGTAGCTCTGCGCGAGGTGGGGACATGTCCGCCGGAGGTGGTAAGAGCGGTGGCTCAGTGACGGTCACGAAAGGTGTGTCAATGATCAGCTCTGCGGGGTCCTCGGGAGGAGGCTccggagctgctgctggaagtggcGCTGGATTGGGCTCGGTGACCATCACCACTGTCACAAAGGGTGGCTTCAGCTCGTCAGGGTCAGGAGGCACGAAAAGGGCACAGGTCTCCTCTTCTTCCATGAGCTACTCCCCCCTCCCACTGGAGAGGAAGACCATCGCCAGCCTCTCAGGGGGGTACGAAG GAAGTTCCAGTGAGAACTCTTCTCCTGAATATACAAGAAAAGAATATG CCTCGGCAAGtgctgccaccagggggcggaGCCAGAGCCGAG AGAGTGAAATCAGAGCAAGACTGCAGAGTGCCTCTCCCTCCACACGAT GGACGGAGCTGGACGATGTGAAGAGGCTGCTGAAAGGCAGCCGCTCCAGCAGTGTCAGCCCTCCCCGCTCCCCCACCAACACCCTGCCCATCCCCAAGAAAGCCACTGTGGAGACCAGGGTTGCCACTGAAGTCTGCCAGTCAG GGCAGTACGACGCTGCTGGTTTGGACTCGGCCCTGCCCTCCTACCTGTGGACCAGCTCCACGCTGCCTTCCGGAGCCTCGCCTGGGTTTGGCTACCACACCAATCCCAACAACCTGTCCGCTTTTGGTGTCGCTCCAGCAG TTCAAGGGGTCCCGAACAACCTGACCTTGGGCTCCACTGGTGGAGGCAGTGTTAGTGCTACAG tgcatggTGTTCAGAATAACCTGGCCACCACCTCTATGAGTGCTCTCACACCAAATGGAATCAACACag CATATGGGGGACAGAAAAACCAGTCCACCAGTGCTGTCAGCGCAGGTGTCTCCACCGCAAAAG CTCCCAGCGGCTCCCAGAGTGATGACGTCTTCCTGAAAGACTGCAAGTTCCTGATTCTGGAGAAGGAGAATGTCCCAGCCAAGAAGGAATCAGAGCTCCTAGTCATGACCAAAGACAGCGGCAAGCAGTTCACCACTGCCACCACTGTTGGCCCAG GCACATTTATAGATGATTCATtgaagagggagaagaagatggTGTCGAGCTCCTCTGAAGCAGCCACAGATTCAAATGTCTTCT TTGGATCTCAAAAGGTGTCAACGAAAGACAAGGCAACATATGCAG AGATCCAAAAGGAGGGGGAGTCTGGTGGCCTGGGAGGTTTCTGTGGGGACGGGAGTTGCTGCTCCTGGTGGAAGTGGCTACTGGGGTTGCTACTCACCCTCCTGTTTCTCCTTGGCCTCTTGTTCGGACTTATAGCACTGG GTGAAGAGGTGAAGAAACTGAAAGCTCGAGTGGACGCTCTGGAGGGACCCTCTACTAGCGCCCAAGCAAGCCGCTTGGAGTCATCTGTCAACATCGTCGACCCACTGGAATCATCCTATGTGGACCGTACCGGTCTCACCAGGTCGGATAATACCATTAACCTGGGCATACCGGCCTCCGCAGACACCGCGGCCCTGCAACAGACCATCCTGAAGCTGCTGAGGTCTGAGCTGCAGTCTGAGACTGTCAGAG CAACACTCGCCTCATCAatcaaaggagagaggggggagccAGGAGCTAAAG gtgAACCTGGATTTCCTGGCATACCGGGACTCAAAG GTGAAATGGGTTTCCCAGGTGTACCAG GTCCTCCAGGTGTCACTGGACACGCAGGACCGGAAGGGCCCAAAGGACAAAAAGGAAGTGCAG GGGAACATGGACCAGAGGGCCCACCTGGGCAAAGGGGTCGAGAGGGACCAACAGGACCACGCGGGGAGCCAGGTCCCCAAGGAATTGGGGAGAAAGGGGACAGAG GTTCTCCAGGTGAACCTGGAATTCAAGGACCTCCTGGACTGGCTGGACCAATGGGACCTAAAG GTGAAATGGGTGCACAGGGTGCTGCAGGTTTGCCTG GTGCACCAGGACAGCAGGGTTTCCGGGGAGAAACAGGACCTCAGGGACCAAAAG GGGAGACTGGGGCCGCTGGCTCAGCAGGAAGCAAAG GTGACCCAGGTGAGAAAGGACCACGTGGACCTGCAG GTGAACCAGGGCAAACAGGACAGCCAGGACCAGCTGGAGAGAAAGGACCAAAAGGATCTGTGG GTCCCCCTGGGTCTGATGGCGACAAAGGCCCCAGAG GTGATCAAGGACCAATCGGATTGCCAGGAGTCAGAGGACCAGCTGGGCCTCCAGGAGATGCCGGTGTTCCAG GCAGTCCTGGGCTTCAAGGACCACCAG gGATACCAGGAAATCCTGGACAGCCTGGAGCTAAAG GTGAAGCAGGTGAACCTGGAAGAGTCATTAATGCAG GTGGTGCCAGCTCTGTGCCCATCCCTGGGCCTCCTGGAAGTCCGGGCCCTCCTGGCCCTGCCGGTCCTCCAGGGCTATCAG GTCCCATTGGCCCTGCTGGACTTCCTGGCCCTCCAG GTCCTAAAGGGGACAAAGGGGATAAAGGTGAACAGGGAGAGCCTGGCGTTACTGTGAAAACTGTTGAAAAAGTCAGTGCCCCCACATCTGAGG TGAAACCTATCCCTGGCACTCCTGGCACTCCTGGCAATCCTGGACCACCTGGGCCTTCAGGGGTCCCTGGGCCTCCTGGCCCCCCAGGACCTCCAGGGCTCCCAGGCACCTCAGGGGTTCCAGGACCTGCAGGACCTCCTGGCCCTCAAG GAAAGACTCAAGAAGGTCCTCCTGGTCCTCCTGGTCCTCCTGGTACTCCTGGCTCTCCAGGACAGCCAGGGCAGCCAG GTGTTGGTTTGCCAGGACCTCCAGGTGAAAAAGGAGAACCAGGTAGCTTTGTGCCAAACTCAG GGACATTCTTTGCTGGACCTCCTGGACCTCCTGGACCTGTTGGGCCTCCTGGGTTTCCAGGGCCGGAAGGACCACAAG GTAGTCAAGGTGAAAGAGGATATGACG GAGAGCCAGGCCAGCCCGGCCTACCAGGGAGTCCTGGCCCTCCAGGCGGACCTGGTGAACCTGGGAGAG gATACCCAGGTGAGCCAGGACCTGAAGGACCCCCTGGTCCCCAAGGTCCACAAGGTGCCCCAGGACCAGAAGGTCGCCCAG GTGAGGCTGGTGTTCCAGGTGCTCCTGGAATTCCTGGATCTTCAGTGG GTGGCCCCTCGAGAAGCTCCCAAGGACCTCCTGGTCCCCCTGGCCCACCAGGACCTCCAGGTCGCCCAGGTGAGGGCTCTGGGGTGCCAGATGTCCAACAGCAGATTGTGAACTATCTTCAAA GTGATGGTATCAGGCAGTACTTGGCTGGCCCTCAGGGTCCCCCCGGCCCACCAGGACCCCCAGGCCCAGGTGGACAGTCTGTGGATGAATTGGCTTCTCGTGTCCTTGACTACATCCAAA ATGCAGGCATTGCTAGCGGTGCCCCTGGTCCACCCGGCCCTCCTGGTGCTCCTGGCTCCATGTCCATCAATGACATTATTTCTCTGCTACAGC GGGAGGATGTGCGCCAGTATCTGGTTGGTCCCCCAGGTCCTCCTGGACCTCCAGGTGTTAGCCATGCCAACTTTAACCCCCAGGAAGTAGCAGGGCGTGTCATGACACTCATTAACG AACGTGGCATTGCTGGTGTACCTGGACCCCCAGGCCCTCCTGGACCTCCAGGCCTACCCGGCTCTTCCCGAGTGGACATTTCTGCTCTGCTGGAAA ACTCAGAATATCAGAGGTACTTTGGGTCCCTTGGATCTCCTGGACCCCCTGGACCCCCTGGCCCACCAGGACTTCCAGGACCTCAGGGACCAGTTGGCCCTCCAGGGCCTCCATCTGGTGATGGCTTTGGCTACGGGCTGGAGGACATTCGGGACTACCTTCAAC gCACTGGTTTCCATGGCCCCCCTGGGCCCCCTGGTCCTCCTGGTCCTGAGGGGCCCCCTGGAGTGTCAAGAGGATTGGTGTCTTATGCAGAAAACGTGCCGGAGGGCCGTATCCGCACAGAGCTCCAGGAGTTTCTCAAAA GTGACAGCATGCGGAGTTTCGCCACAGGGCCCCCCGGGCCCCCTGGTCCTCCTGGACAGAAAGGAGAGCGAGGGGACCCCGGATACCACAGGGATCCTCACGGCAGCAGGTTTTCCGAAAGCGACTACTCCAACATGGCTGTAAAAGTGACAGATTATATCAAGT CCCAGGGTCTGTTACGGGAAGCCCTCTATGATCGTTACCAGCGTGGAAATTACCAGGTGGTCCAAGGGCCGCCAGGACCCCCAGGACCCCCCGGGCCTCCAGGACGTATCCAAGCCACTGGTGCCTATGGCAATGTGACTGCTGACCTTCTGGAATACATCAGAA ACCATGGAGCCATTGTTGGTCGCCCAGGGAGACCAGGACAAAAAGGGGAAATGGGTTATCCTGGacaaaagggagagaaag GTGAAATGGGACAGCAAGGAATCATGGGGGAACCAGGATTGCCAGGCCTGGATGGGGCTAAAGGACAGAAGGGTGAAAAAG GAGACTTAGTGCTTTCGAGTCGGCGGAGGAGGCGGAGCATCGGTGTTTAA